From Nitratidesulfovibrio vulgaris str. Hildenborough, a single genomic window includes:
- a CDS encoding baseplate J/gp47 family protein — translation MPFDRPSLPALVERAESDLSARLLDGEQPLRRSVAGVLARVTAGQAHMLYGYLDWLAQQPFPDTAEAEYLARLARIWGIGRKPAVAAAGTVTLQGQPGAVLPAGQELRRDDGTLYRVQADSHAAGATVTASVAALVAGQGGNVAAGQSLMLTSPVAGLQPVAQVTGHGISGGLDAEDDASLRARLLRRIQEPPHGGAAADYVAWALEVPGITRAWVYPGRMGAGTVGVAVVADGLASGPIPDSTLLAKVQAHLEGVRPVTCEVTVFAPQVLTVPITVRLVPDSEAVRAAVRAELRDLFARESSPGAVIRVSHLREAVSVSPGEEDHVLQSPTADVVPASHQMPVLGDITFATA, via the coding sequence ATGCCCTTTGATCGTCCAAGTCTGCCTGCGCTGGTTGAGCGTGCCGAGTCCGACCTCTCGGCGCGGCTGCTCGACGGCGAACAACCCCTCCGGCGTTCCGTGGCCGGGGTGCTGGCCCGGGTTACAGCAGGGCAGGCGCACATGCTCTATGGCTATCTCGACTGGCTGGCGCAGCAGCCCTTTCCGGATACGGCAGAGGCCGAATATCTGGCGCGCCTTGCGCGGATATGGGGCATCGGCCGCAAGCCCGCCGTGGCCGCAGCGGGAACCGTGACCCTGCAAGGTCAGCCCGGGGCCGTGCTGCCTGCCGGGCAGGAACTGCGCCGTGATGACGGAACGCTCTACCGGGTGCAGGCCGACAGCCACGCCGCCGGCGCGACGGTCACGGCCAGCGTGGCCGCGCTTGTGGCAGGGCAGGGGGGCAACGTCGCCGCCGGGCAGTCGCTCATGCTGACCTCGCCCGTGGCCGGGTTGCAGCCCGTGGCGCAGGTGACGGGCCACGGCATCTCCGGCGGGCTGGATGCCGAAGACGATGCGAGCCTTCGCGCCAGACTGCTGCGGCGCATTCAGGAACCGCCCCACGGCGGGGCCGCTGCCGACTATGTGGCGTGGGCACTCGAGGTGCCCGGCATTACCCGCGCGTGGGTCTACCCGGGGCGAATGGGCGCGGGCACGGTGGGGGTGGCAGTGGTCGCCGATGGCCTGGCTTCAGGCCCCATCCCGGATAGCACGTTGCTGGCCAAGGTGCAGGCGCACCTTGAAGGCGTGCGCCCGGTCACCTGCGAGGTGACGGTGTTCGCACCGCAGGTGCTGACCGTGCCCATCACCGTGCGTCTCGTGCCCGATAGCGAGGCCGTGCGTGCGGCGGTGCGGGCCGAACTGCGCGACCTGTTCGCCCGCGAATCCTCGCCCGGTGCGGTCATCAGGGTGTCGCACCTGCGCGAGGCCGTCTCCGTCTCTCCCGGTGAGGAGGACCACGTCCTCCAGTCCCCCACGGCGGACGTCGTGCCCGCCAGCCACCAGATGCCGGTACTGGGCGACATCACCTTCGCCACGGCCTAG
- a CDS encoding type II restriction endonuclease, with amino-acid sequence MRLSDLFLCVAAKRLRAVEAEPARSNQHEFNGVAALRNMLGDDRRTLAARFILLGDDESPLACDGSLTWYDARERHATRTEYRLYFPPCEVMTEAREGDMIVFGLREDGSMLVIIGAAGTTGESQLSWLFGLSPAADGGYAVASPELLEQDIGFAGSYILEELGVEIAAAGDDGQLEHLLSTFGSAFPPTAVFSTYARDSLPHVSSLDDPDGALVAWFEQEERLFRMFERHLVAQRLREGFGEDVDAFTGYALSVLNRRKARAGKALENHVEQVLKDWGVPYTRECRTENNSKPDFIFPGCSEYHQTNFPQDQLRMLAVKSTCKDRWRQVLAEAARVSRKHLLTLEPGISVQQTTEMVDHAVQLVIPRGIQSSFQDAQREELISLGEFVGMAQANLWSS; translated from the coding sequence ATGCGTTTGTCAGATCTGTTTCTTTGCGTGGCCGCCAAGCGTTTGCGGGCCGTGGAAGCCGAACCTGCCCGATCGAACCAGCATGAGTTCAATGGTGTGGCTGCGCTTCGCAATATGCTGGGGGATGACCGGAGAACCCTGGCTGCCCGCTTCATCCTTCTGGGTGACGACGAGTCGCCTCTCGCCTGTGATGGCTCCCTTACGTGGTATGATGCAAGGGAACGCCATGCTACACGGACGGAATATCGCCTGTACTTCCCACCCTGTGAAGTCATGACCGAGGCCCGCGAGGGAGACATGATTGTCTTCGGACTACGCGAGGATGGCTCCATGCTGGTGATCATCGGAGCAGCGGGGACCACGGGTGAAAGCCAGCTATCTTGGCTGTTTGGTCTTTCTCCCGCTGCAGATGGCGGCTACGCGGTTGCTTCGCCTGAGTTGCTTGAGCAGGACATCGGTTTTGCCGGAAGCTACATCCTTGAAGAATTGGGAGTGGAAATTGCGGCTGCCGGTGATGATGGTCAACTGGAACACCTGCTGTCTACCTTTGGTTCTGCTTTTCCCCCTACAGCCGTATTTTCAACGTATGCCCGCGACTCACTCCCTCATGTCAGTTCGCTAGATGATCCGGATGGTGCTCTCGTGGCGTGGTTCGAACAGGAGGAGAGACTGTTCCGGATGTTTGAACGGCATCTGGTTGCCCAACGGCTAAGAGAAGGGTTTGGCGAGGATGTGGACGCTTTTACGGGGTATGCCCTGAGCGTGCTCAATCGACGAAAGGCCAGGGCGGGTAAGGCGCTGGAGAATCATGTCGAGCAGGTGCTCAAGGACTGGGGCGTACCCTACACGCGGGAGTGCCGCACCGAGAACAATTCAAAGCCCGACTTCATTTTTCCTGGGTGTAGCGAGTATCACCAGACGAATTTTCCACAGGACCAGCTTCGCATGCTGGCTGTCAAATCAACCTGCAAGGATCGCTGGAGGCAGGTGCTGGCTGAAGCCGCCCGCGTAAGCCGCAAGCATCTTCTGACACTTGAACCCGGAATAAGTGTGCAACAGACGACTGAAATGGTCGATCACGCGGTACAGCTTGTTATCCCGCGAGGGATTCAGTCTTCGTTTCAGGATGCACAGCGTGAAGAGCTGATTTCTCTTGGAGAGTTCGTAGGAATGGCTCAAGCCAATTTGTGGAGTAGCTAA
- a CDS encoding phage baseplate assembly protein: protein MRDQTDRAERIALDIDGVQWLGWEEVTITRAVDAVAGSFDLSLADRWVEGMTALPLAPGMRCSIRAGSDELIRGHIDAVKPSLAATQHAIRVSGRDASADLVDCAALHTPGEWRQITCSRLATALAAPFGVRVRCEGAEGAPLAVHKIEPGETAWECLERGLRQRELMAMPGAGGEIVLVAIGEGRATTALVQGQNVLSAEVEFDARDRFSEYRVLAQQRGSDTVDAAGAASVVATASDPVIGRYRPHVISGETPKDAATARRRAEWEASVRAGRSVSVNVTVQGWRQGDGSLWPLNAMCRVVLPWLRIEQDLMIGKVVHRLSSGGTTTALTLRSPLAFAQEFEKKLKKDKDGKSADLLQGARELSEAEKTRILNGE from the coding sequence GTGCGTGACCAGACCGACAGGGCCGAGCGCATCGCCCTCGACATCGACGGCGTGCAATGGCTCGGCTGGGAAGAGGTGACCATAACCCGCGCTGTGGATGCCGTGGCAGGTTCCTTCGACCTGTCGCTTGCAGACCGCTGGGTCGAGGGCATGACGGCCCTGCCGCTGGCACCCGGCATGCGTTGCTCCATCCGCGCGGGCAGTGATGAACTCATCAGGGGCCACATCGATGCGGTCAAGCCGAGCCTTGCCGCAACGCAGCATGCCATTCGCGTGTCCGGACGCGACGCCAGCGCCGACCTTGTGGACTGTGCAGCCCTGCATACCCCCGGCGAATGGCGGCAGATCACCTGCTCGAGGCTGGCCACAGCGTTGGCCGCACCCTTCGGGGTGCGCGTGCGATGTGAGGGCGCAGAGGGCGCACCCCTTGCCGTACACAAGATAGAGCCGGGCGAGACGGCGTGGGAATGCCTTGAGCGGGGCCTGCGCCAGCGAGAGCTTATGGCCATGCCCGGTGCTGGCGGCGAGATCGTGCTCGTGGCCATCGGAGAAGGACGGGCTACGACGGCACTGGTGCAGGGGCAGAACGTGCTCTCGGCCGAGGTCGAGTTCGACGCCCGCGACCGCTTCAGCGAGTACCGCGTGCTGGCCCAGCAGCGCGGTTCCGACACGGTGGACGCTGCCGGGGCTGCCTCGGTGGTGGCGACAGCCAGTGATCCCGTCATCGGTCGCTACCGCCCGCACGTCATCTCCGGGGAGACGCCCAAGGATGCTGCCACCGCCCGCCGCCGGGCGGAATGGGAGGCCAGCGTGCGCGCCGGGCGTTCCGTATCCGTCAACGTCACGGTGCAGGGGTGGCGGCAGGGCGACGGCTCGCTATGGCCGCTCAATGCCATGTGCCGCGTGGTTCTGCCGTGGCTGCGTATCGAGCAGGACCTCATGATCGGCAAGGTCGTGCACCGGCTCTCGTCCGGTGGCACCACCACCGCGCTCACCCTTCGCAGCCCGCTGGCCTTCGCGCAGGAGTTCGAGAAGAAGCTCAAGAAGGACAAGGACGGCAAGTCCGCCGACCTGCTGCAAGGGGCGCGCGAACTGTCTGAAGCGGAGAAGACCCGCATCCTCAACGGAGAATAG
- a CDS encoding HIT family protein encodes MDMKDHSKECIFCALQHSPHMVRENATCYAIRDKYAVTEGHLLIIPKRHTEDYFSLTQAEKRDADALLRELRDELASADASISGFNVGVNCGEDAGQTIFHAHIHLIPRRKGDTPDPRGGVRGVIPHRMAYPSPPLTKNTVI; translated from the coding sequence ATGGACATGAAAGACCACTCGAAGGAATGCATCTTCTGCGCCCTGCAGCACTCCCCGCACATGGTGCGCGAGAACGCCACCTGCTACGCCATCCGCGACAAGTATGCAGTGACAGAGGGGCATCTACTCATCATCCCCAAGCGCCACACCGAAGACTACTTCAGCCTGACGCAGGCCGAAAAACGCGACGCCGACGCCCTGTTGCGCGAACTGCGCGATGAACTGGCCAGTGCCGATGCCTCGATCAGCGGCTTCAATGTCGGTGTGAACTGTGGCGAGGATGCCGGACAGACGATCTTTCACGCCCACATACATCTCATTCCCAGACGCAAAGGCGACACGCCCGACCCACGCGGTGGCGTGCGGGGCGTCATCCCCCACCGCATGGCCTACCCATCACCACCACTCACAAAAAACACTGTCATTTAA
- a CDS encoding DNA circularization protein: MQNTPAWRRNLREASFRGVPFYVDARDMETGRRTALHEFPGRDIPYVEDLGRKARTISVEAYVLGPDYMPGRDALLDACEKAGPGRLVVPWTGEVAVVCTGCRLRESRADGGMAAFSLSFAEAGEAATPAGSVSSSRRADYRADNALAVAGRRLDRDLLRDGMPAGVLSDALMAMRSVADDVASYRSVYGDPSGLAGHVAALSGLSLSGFAALSPSSLLLPLFGDSAGIPASGHGQRSREMLSVAGATPQVTMPAGAGRVRTVQAENRMAIAAYQRQAAVAEAARSAALSAPESRREAATLRADVCDAIDGVLDDSRDDAVHTSFTDLRTATVRALSESGGSAPEVITVRPPVVLPSLVVAHRVEHVAALDAEHDLLRRNAVRHPGFLPAEELEVLRRA, translated from the coding sequence ATGCAGAACACACCCGCATGGCGCAGGAACCTGCGCGAGGCCAGCTTTCGGGGCGTACCCTTCTACGTCGACGCCCGCGACATGGAGACCGGCAGGCGCACCGCCCTGCACGAGTTCCCCGGGCGCGACATCCCCTATGTGGAAGACCTCGGGCGCAAGGCGCGCACCATCTCGGTAGAGGCGTATGTGCTCGGCCCGGACTACATGCCCGGGCGCGACGCCCTGCTCGATGCCTGCGAGAAGGCAGGGCCGGGCCGACTGGTCGTGCCGTGGACGGGTGAGGTCGCCGTCGTATGCACCGGCTGCCGTCTGCGCGAGTCGCGGGCCGATGGTGGCATGGCCGCCTTCAGCCTGTCCTTCGCCGAGGCGGGCGAGGCTGCCACCCCCGCCGGGTCTGTCAGTTCATCCCGCCGGGCGGACTACCGGGCCGACAATGCGCTGGCCGTGGCAGGCAGGCGTCTCGACCGCGACCTGTTGCGTGACGGCATGCCCGCAGGTGTGTTGTCCGACGCGCTCATGGCCATGCGTTCGGTGGCGGATGATGTCGCCTCGTACCGTTCCGTCTACGGCGACCCTTCGGGACTGGCCGGACATGTAGCAGCCCTTTCCGGGCTTTCCCTCTCGGGCTTCGCGGCCCTTTCGCCTTCCAGCCTGCTGTTGCCCCTCTTCGGCGACAGTGCAGGCATTCCCGCTTCAGGGCATGGGCAGCGCTCGCGCGAGATGCTCTCCGTTGCGGGGGCGACACCACAGGTGACCATGCCCGCCGGGGCCGGGCGCGTGCGTACAGTGCAGGCCGAGAACCGCATGGCCATCGCCGCCTATCAGCGACAGGCCGCCGTGGCCGAGGCGGCACGGTCGGCTGCGCTCTCCGCCCCGGAGTCGCGGCGCGAGGCTGCCACACTGCGGGCCGACGTGTGCGACGCCATCGACGGGGTACTGGACGATAGCCGCGATGATGCCGTGCATACCTCGTTCACCGACCTGCGTACCGCCACGGTGCGTGCCCTGTCCGAAAGCGGCGGTTCCGCGCCGGAGGTCATCACCGTAAGGCCGCCTGTGGTGCTGCCCTCGCTGGTGGTGGCCCACAGGGTGGAGCACGTGGCCGCCCTCGATGCCGAGCACGACCTGCTGCGGCGTAACGCGGTGCGGCACCCCGGCTTCCTGCCCGCTGAAGAACTGGAGGTGTTGCGCCGTGCGTAA
- a CDS encoding tail protein, giving the protein MHRIDGPGATQDNRFTDGDPTAGIPPTIVTDDWANAVQEELSGVVEGAGLTLDKAKHDQLKAAITKMITDRAAPLATTEQAGLVERATDAEAQAGTDGERYVTPKQLVAVMRDMLGGAIIEWEAAAIPTLTDGKPLGLELNGSVVSLATFPRLLRKWAGAGSNATTPAWFRCTADGVRDAAGAYIRLQDRRAEFARGWDHGRGVDTGRVLGSAQGHMIESHQHDLRASRVGTAGSTAWAYSGITGENQLTMPTGGIETRPRNVAVMYLILV; this is encoded by the coding sequence ATGCATAGAATCGACGGCCCCGGTGCCACGCAAGACAACCGTTTCACCGATGGCGACCCCACGGCAGGCATTCCGCCAACCATCGTCACCGACGACTGGGCCAACGCGGTGCAGGAAGAGCTTTCGGGCGTCGTCGAAGGCGCGGGCCTCACGCTGGACAAGGCGAAGCACGACCAGCTGAAGGCCGCCATCACCAAGATGATCACCGACCGGGCCGCACCGCTGGCCACCACGGAACAGGCGGGGCTTGTGGAACGCGCCACTGATGCCGAAGCGCAGGCCGGAACGGACGGCGAACGCTATGTGACGCCGAAGCAGCTGGTTGCAGTCATGCGCGACATGTTGGGCGGAGCCATTATCGAGTGGGAAGCCGCAGCCATCCCAACGTTGACCGATGGCAAGCCTCTTGGGCTTGAACTGAACGGAAGCGTCGTGTCGCTGGCAACCTTTCCCCGTCTGCTGCGAAAATGGGCAGGAGCAGGCAGTAATGCCACAACTCCTGCATGGTTCAGATGCACGGCGGATGGTGTTCGTGACGCGGCAGGTGCCTATATCCGGCTGCAAGACCGCCGAGCCGAGTTTGCGCGCGGGTGGGACCATGGACGCGGCGTTGATACCGGGCGTGTGTTGGGAAGCGCACAGGGGCACATGATCGAGTCGCATCAGCACGACCTGCGGGCGTCGCGGGTCGGAACCGCAGGGTCAACAGCGTGGGCGTATTCCGGCATCACGGGTGAGAACCAGCTGACCATGCCTACAGGCGGTATTGAAACGCGGCCCCGCAACGTTGCCGTTATGTACCTCATCCTCGTCTAG
- a CDS encoding YmfQ family protein, protein MRPYTEDDYAAQLLQLLPQGPAWPRDPEAVLTALARALAMEPARVDATGHRLLAEMDPAQALVLLPEWERVCGLPDGCSQPGETIAERRENVVLRLSARGGQTPDYYAELATLLAGGVCTVREYRPFRVGHSAVGQPLSNGAWVHTFTIGAPSVPVRGFAVGAGAAGEPLRRWGHERLECVIRRLKPAHTHVIFTYGAASAQQGATHA, encoded by the coding sequence ATGCGACCCTACACAGAAGACGACTACGCCGCGCAACTCTTGCAGCTGTTGCCCCAGGGCCCGGCATGGCCGCGTGACCCCGAGGCCGTGCTCACGGCCCTTGCGCGGGCGCTGGCCATGGAACCCGCCCGCGTGGATGCCACGGGCCACCGCCTGCTTGCGGAGATGGACCCGGCGCAGGCACTGGTCCTGCTGCCGGAGTGGGAACGTGTCTGCGGCCTGCCTGACGGATGCTCGCAACCGGGCGAGACCATCGCCGAACGCCGCGAGAACGTGGTGCTCCGTCTCTCCGCCCGTGGCGGGCAGACCCCGGACTACTATGCGGAACTGGCGACACTGCTGGCCGGGGGCGTCTGCACCGTGCGGGAGTACCGGCCTTTCAGGGTGGGGCATTCCGCCGTTGGCCAGCCTCTCTCCAATGGGGCGTGGGTGCATACCTTCACCATCGGTGCTCCCTCCGTTCCGGTGCGGGGCTTCGCCGTGGGTGCCGGTGCGGCAGGCGAACCCCTGCGCCGCTGGGGGCATGAGCGGCTCGAGTGCGTCATCAGGCGGCTGAAGCCCGCGCACACCCATGTGATCTTCACCTACGGCGCAGCCAGCGCCCAGCAAGGAGCGACCCATGCATAG
- a CDS encoding tail assembly protein, which translates to MPTIHTYDARTREYLKTIDWTPPNEWVALPADATTLQPPAQREGFARVLNLAGDIWEHIEDHRGKAGYVEGQPHTVRDLGPLPAGWSDTAPEVPLADTKAAKRAEIAVGHDAALAGVVAISDPTPTVVAVEAALLATTDPTGLDYARQKLAARRAELEAQVEAAQTVEAVMSVVVSYPV; encoded by the coding sequence ATGCCTACGATTCACACCTATGATGCCCGTACCCGCGAATATCTGAAGACCATCGACTGGACGCCCCCGAACGAGTGGGTGGCCCTGCCTGCCGATGCCACGACGCTACAACCTCCGGCACAGCGCGAAGGGTTCGCCCGTGTGCTGAACCTTGCGGGGGACATTTGGGAACACATCGAAGATCACCGGGGCAAGGCGGGTTACGTCGAAGGACAGCCCCACACGGTGCGCGACCTTGGGCCGCTGCCTGCCGGATGGAGCGATACCGCCCCTGAAGTGCCGCTGGCCGACACCAAGGCCGCCAAGCGGGCGGAGATCGCCGTCGGGCATGATGCCGCCCTCGCGGGAGTGGTCGCCATCTCCGACCCCACGCCCACCGTGGTGGCCGTTGAGGCGGCGCTGCTGGCTACCACCGACCCCACCGGGCTGGACTACGCCCGGCAGAAGCTGGCCGCGCGCCGGGCTGAACTTGAAGCACAGGTCGAAGCTGCACAGACGGTGGAAGCGGTCATGTCCGTGGTGGTGAGCTATCCGGTGTAG
- a CDS encoding RipA family octameric membrane protein, with translation MKYLDVIKKDCCLEENDDSDRELKKKLLERSWATREFEIELYWKRAIYFWGFTATIGAALIASMNPKYPHPDWFKLLVCGLGFVLSWAWFRSSQGSKFWQENWEAHVDLVEGDVHGKLYQVVIRQDDAKGHLECAPYSVSKINQVVSLVVAAVWLVSYLCISFSVLSDPQDCKNIAFPFDKLIFLIPGFAIIVGGYVALERCKYKYEFLEKFQGDEGYAYHVRGRKGGGGNAT, from the coding sequence ATGAAGTATTTAGATGTGATAAAGAAGGACTGTTGCCTTGAAGAGAACGATGATTCTGACCGTGAGCTAAAAAAGAAGTTGCTTGAAAGATCGTGGGCAACTCGAGAGTTCGAAATAGAGTTATACTGGAAGCGAGCTATATATTTCTGGGGATTCACTGCAACAATTGGGGCAGCTCTTATCGCTAGCATGAATCCTAAATATCCGCATCCAGACTGGTTCAAGCTGTTGGTGTGTGGGCTTGGGTTTGTTCTTTCTTGGGCTTGGTTTCGTAGCTCGCAGGGAAGCAAATTCTGGCAAGAAAACTGGGAGGCCCATGTAGATCTTGTGGAAGGCGATGTGCATGGCAAGTTGTATCAGGTAGTAATCAGGCAGGATGATGCGAAGGGACATCTTGAATGTGCCCCCTACTCTGTATCCAAAATCAATCAGGTGGTGAGCTTAGTGGTTGCTGCTGTTTGGCTTGTTTCATATTTATGTATATCATTTAGTGTTCTGTCGGATCCTCAGGACTGTAAAAATATTGCTTTTCCTTTTGATAAACTCATCTTTCTCATTCCTGGCTTCGCCATCATTGTGGGGGGGTACGTAGCATTAGAACGTTGCAAATATAAATATGAGTTTCTTGAAAAATTTCAAGGGGACGAAGGCTATGCATACCATGTGCGGGGTCGGAAAGGGGGGGGCGGGAACGCGACATGA
- the dcm gene encoding DNA (cytosine-5-)-methyltransferase: MTSQLSFSFIDLFAGIGGIRLGFEAAGGRCVMSAEYDKYAQKTYRAFFGESPDFSEIMSVSPPGDITKLPPHLVPDHDVLTGGFPCQPFSLAGVSKKQSLGRPHGFDDPTQGTLFFNVKEIIKSKRPKAFMLENVKNLCSHDSGRTFRVIRESLEGLGYRMHYRVIDARDWIPQHRERIFMVGFRLPEACPAGAQKWDVKDFDFGKVSRRGSQKDLESVIEPDVPEKYTLGPGTWNTLVRHKANHAAKGQGFGYGMITPPFAGQTTRTLSARYHKDGAEILVAQPDRPRPRRLTPLECCRLMGFPKECQRWFDRRDEAHPQPVSDCQAYRQFGNSVAVPVVKAIARAMAEALKRNGAI, translated from the coding sequence ATGACTTCCCAACTGTCTTTTTCCTTCATCGACCTGTTTGCTGGCATTGGCGGCATAAGGCTAGGCTTCGAAGCTGCAGGGGGCCGTTGTGTCATGTCGGCCGAATACGACAAGTATGCCCAGAAAACCTATCGGGCCTTCTTTGGTGAATCGCCCGATTTCTCAGAAATCATGTCTGTTTCGCCTCCTGGCGATATCACTAAGCTACCTCCGCACCTTGTACCAGATCACGACGTGCTTACCGGCGGCTTTCCCTGTCAGCCGTTCTCTCTGGCAGGCGTATCAAAGAAGCAGTCACTAGGCCGACCTCACGGCTTCGACGACCCCACGCAGGGAACCCTCTTCTTCAACGTGAAGGAGATCATCAAGAGCAAGCGGCCCAAGGCCTTCATGCTTGAGAACGTCAAGAATCTGTGTAGCCACGATTCCGGGCGAACGTTCCGTGTCATCCGGGAGTCTCTTGAGGGACTCGGCTACAGGATGCACTACCGTGTCATTGATGCCCGTGACTGGATTCCCCAGCATCGGGAACGTATCTTCATGGTCGGCTTTCGCCTGCCGGAGGCTTGCCCTGCTGGCGCGCAGAAATGGGATGTGAAGGATTTCGACTTTGGGAAGGTCTCCAGGCGGGGGTCCCAGAAAGACCTTGAAAGCGTGATCGAGCCGGACGTGCCTGAAAAATACACACTGGGACCGGGAACGTGGAATACCCTGGTGAGGCACAAAGCTAATCACGCGGCCAAGGGCCAGGGCTTTGGCTACGGCATGATCACCCCCCCCTTCGCAGGACAGACGACTCGCACTCTCTCTGCCCGTTACCATAAGGACGGGGCAGAGATTCTTGTTGCCCAGCCGGACAGGCCGCGGCCTAGACGCCTGACCCCCCTGGAGTGTTGTAGACTGATGGGTTTTCCGAAGGAGTGCCAGCGCTGGTTTGACAGAAGGGATGAGGCGCATCCGCAGCCAGTCTCTGACTGTCAGGCCTACAGACAGTTCGGGAATTCGGTCGCCGTTCCAGTTGTGAAGGCCATTGCCCGGGCAATGGCAGAAGCCTTGAAGCGCAACGGTGCCATCTGA
- a CDS encoding phage baseplate assembly protein V: MDRNTFNRMLDPFKRKLCGMAARAVVRLVSDGVRMQALQLGLLDGELADGVERFQNYGLTSHPHPGAEAAVIFLGADRGHGVAIAVDDRRYRLVSLKPGEVALYTDEGDVIHLMRDRRIKVSTLHLEVEAQEDVTMTTKRFGVTASEGVTFSTPAFTARGAGGGAASARFEGALHTTGDLTTDADAKAGAVSLRAHTHPETNGAATLPPIGG, from the coding sequence ATGGACCGCAACACCTTCAACAGGATGCTCGACCCCTTCAAGCGCAAGCTCTGCGGCATGGCCGCCCGTGCCGTGGTCAGGCTCGTGTCCGACGGGGTCAGGATGCAGGCCCTGCAACTGGGCCTTCTCGACGGCGAACTGGCCGACGGGGTGGAGCGTTTCCAGAACTACGGACTCACCTCGCATCCCCACCCGGGGGCCGAGGCCGCCGTGATCTTTCTCGGTGCCGACCGCGGGCACGGTGTGGCCATCGCCGTGGACGACCGGCGTTACCGTCTCGTGAGCCTCAAGCCCGGCGAGGTGGCCCTCTACACCGACGAGGGCGACGTCATCCACCTCATGCGCGACCGGCGCATCAAGGTGTCGACGCTGCACCTCGAGGTGGAGGCGCAAGAGGATGTGACCATGACCACGAAGCGTTTCGGCGTCACGGCTTCAGAGGGCGTTACCTTCTCCACTCCGGCCTTCACTGCGCGGGGGGCTGGCGGTGGCGCGGCCTCGGCCCGCTTCGAGGGCGCGCTCCATACCACGGGCGACCTCACCACCGATGCCGACGCCAAGGCCGGGGCCGTGTCACTCCGCGCGCATACCCACCCGGAGACCAACGGCGCGGCGACCCTGCCGCCCATCGGAGGCTGA
- a CDS encoding phage GP46 family protein: MADLLLAFGSLGADLALTDLAGAKDLAIDDGLLSAVVVSLFSDRLADGGDELPAGEADRRGWWADATLPSGKDRIGSRLWLLRREKQLPEVVARARDYALEALQWLVDEGRVESLEVFASVAGPGHLHITVQMRLPRGAGGWQQTFGYRPDTNRFDLA, translated from the coding sequence GTGGCAGACCTGTTGCTGGCGTTCGGCAGCCTTGGTGCCGACCTCGCCCTGACCGACCTAGCCGGGGCCAAGGACCTTGCCATCGATGACGGTCTGCTCTCTGCCGTGGTGGTCAGCCTCTTCAGCGACCGCCTTGCAGACGGGGGCGACGAACTGCCCGCAGGCGAGGCCGACCGCCGGGGCTGGTGGGCCGACGCCACCCTGCCCAGCGGCAAGGACCGCATCGGCTCGCGCCTGTGGCTGCTGCGCCGCGAGAAGCAACTCCCCGAAGTGGTCGCCCGGGCGCGTGACTATGCGCTCGAGGCACTGCAATGGCTCGTGGACGAGGGGCGGGTGGAGTCCCTTGAGGTGTTCGCCAGCGTGGCCGGGCCGGGGCATCTGCACATCACGGTGCAGATGCGGCTGCCGCGCGGGGCTGGCGGGTGGCAACAGACGTTCGGCTACCGTCCGGACACGAACCGGTTCGACCTTGCATAG
- a CDS encoding very short patch repair endonuclease: MADIVDSATRSRMMSGIKGRNTKPERLVRSYLHAAGFRFRLHRKDLPGCPDIVLPRYRAIIFVHGCFWHRHEGCNLASFPATRVDFWESKFAANVERDRRNETALAEAGWRVIIIWECQIRAGELSWLPDAITGQG, from the coding sequence ATGGCGGACATCGTTGACAGCGCAACGCGCAGCCGGATGATGTCCGGCATAAAGGGGCGCAACACAAAACCGGAAAGACTTGTCCGGTCGTATCTTCATGCAGCGGGGTTTCGCTTCAGACTCCATCGCAAGGATCTCCCCGGCTGCCCGGACATCGTACTCCCACGCTACAGGGCTATCATTTTTGTTCACGGATGCTTCTGGCATCGCCATGAAGGCTGCAATCTTGCTTCCTTCCCGGCAACAAGAGTCGACTTCTGGGAAAGCAAATTTGCCGCCAATGTGGAGAGAGACCGCAGAAATGAAACAGCTCTTGCCGAGGCTGGCTGGCGGGTCATCATTATCTGGGAATGCCAGATCAGGGCAGGAGAACTCTCCTGGCTGCCAGACGCAATCACGGGACAGGGATAA